The proteins below come from a single Candidatus Omnitrophota bacterium genomic window:
- the gap gene encoding type I glyceraldehyde-3-phosphate dehydrogenase translates to MAVKVGINGFGRIGRLVYRAALKKQSKELDFVAVNDLPVGTKTLAHLLKYDSNFGTLEATVEAKEDALVVNGKTLKILSAKSPSEIPWKDYGIDLVIESSGVFTDKEKCIGHITFGGAKKIIISAPAKGEDITIVLGVNENNYDPQKHNIISNASCTTNCLAPMAKVLMDNFGIKSGLMTTIHSYTNDQKILDLPHKDLRRARAAALSMIPTSTGAAKAIGSVIPELKGKMDGLAIRVPTPDVSLTDLTCILEKDTTVETVNVAFKKASETHLKGILQYLTEPLVSRDFYGSDYSCIFDAELTKVIDGKLVKIMGWYDNEWAYSCRVVDLCDYIVKKGL, encoded by the coding sequence ATGGCAGTAAAGGTGGGTATTAACGGTTTTGGCAGGATTGGCAGGCTGGTATATAGGGCAGCATTAAAGAAACAAAGTAAAGAGCTGGATTTCGTCGCCGTAAATGATCTGCCCGTCGGTACAAAAACATTGGCGCATCTATTAAAATACGATTCTAATTTCGGCACGCTGGAGGCGACAGTAGAAGCCAAAGAGGATGCTTTGGTTGTAAATGGCAAGACGCTTAAGATTCTAAGCGCTAAATCTCCGTCAGAGATACCATGGAAGGATTACGGAATAGATTTAGTTATAGAGTCATCGGGGGTATTTACCGATAAAGAAAAGTGTATCGGCCATATAACTTTCGGCGGTGCGAAGAAGATTATTATCAGCGCGCCGGCAAAGGGCGAGGATATTACAATAGTGCTGGGCGTAAATGAGAATAATTATGACCCGCAAAAGCATAATATAATTTCTAACGCCTCCTGCACGACTAATTGTCTGGCACCCATGGCTAAGGTATTAATGGATAATTTCGGCATAAAGAGTGGGTTGATGACTACGATACACTCTTATACCAATGACCAGAAAATTTTAGACCTGCCCCATAAGGACTTGCGCCGCGCACGAGCCGCAGCCCTTTCTATGATACCTACTTCAACCGGAGCTGCCAAGGCTATCGGTTCGGTTATACCTGAGCTTAAAGGTAAAATGGACGGCTTGGCGATACGCGTTCCCACTCCGGATGTCTCTCTTACAGACCTAACCTGCATCTTAGAAAAGGATACTACGGTAGAGACGGTAAATGTGGCGTTCAAAAAGGCGTCTGAAACTCATCTTAAGGGTATCCTGCAGTATCTTACCGAACCCTTAGTCTCCAGGGATTTTTATGGTTCTGATTATTCCTGCATCTTTGATGCCGAGTTAACCAAAGTCATTGATGGCAAACTGGTTAAGATTATGGGTTGGTATGACAACGAGTGGGCGTACTCCTGCCGGGTAGTGGATTTATGTGATTATATCGTGAAGAAAGGTTTATAA
- the galT gene encoding galactose-1-phosphate uridylyltransferase, with the protein MSELRRDPIGGRWVIVDTDNPRKPEDFEHEPHIWRGGACPFCYGNEASTPPEIDVFRSPSTQPNTPGWQVRVVSNKFPALQIEGDLDRRGLGIYDMSNGVGAHEVLIETPYHNKDLPDLLNEEVEKIILMCCRRGSDLVKDKRLKYILLFKNYGPSAGASLEHPHTQLIALPMVPKNVMEEIKGAQDYFNYRERCIFCDIIRQETQEKERIILENKYFLSFCPFVSRFPFETWIIPKKHNSHFYQMTQDEIPQLAAILRETIAKIKRIFASPAYNFIIHSSPINGDGGVEYYHWHIELMPKLTRVAGFEWGSGFYVVPTPPELAAKYLKEK; encoded by the coding sequence ATGTCAGAATTAAGAAGGGATCCTATCGGCGGCAGATGGGTCATAGTAGATACCGATAACCCCCGTAAGCCAGAAGATTTCGAACATGAACCGCACATCTGGAGAGGGGGTGCGTGTCCTTTCTGCTATGGTAACGAAGCCTCAACCCCGCCTGAGATAGATGTTTTTCGCAGCCCCTCGACCCAGCCTAATACCCCCGGATGGCAGGTCCGCGTTGTTTCCAATAAATTTCCTGCGCTGCAGATTGAAGGCGATTTGGACAGAAGAGGCCTGGGTATATATGATATGTCGAATGGAGTAGGGGCGCATGAGGTGCTCATTGAAACGCCGTATCATAATAAGGACCTGCCGGATTTATTAAACGAAGAAGTAGAGAAGATTATCCTTATGTGTTGCCGGCGGGGATCGGATCTGGTAAAAGATAAGCGTCTAAAATATATACTCCTTTTTAAGAATTACGGCCCTTCAGCCGGCGCATCGCTGGAACATCCGCATACCCAGCTTATTGCGCTGCCCATGGTGCCTAAAAACGTGATGGAAGAAATTAAGGGGGCGCAGGATTATTTTAATTACCGGGAACGTTGTATATTCTGCGATATCATACGGCAGGAAACACAGGAAAAGGAAAGGATAATATTAGAAAATAAATATTTCCTTTCATTTTGTCCGTTTGTGTCGCGTTTTCCTTTTGAGACCTGGATTATCCCTAAGAAGCATAATAGCCATTTTTATCAAATGACACAGGATGAAATACCCCAGCTGGCAGCTATATTAAGAGAGACTATCGCTAAAATAAAAAGGATTTTTGCCAGCCCTGCTTATAATTTTATCATACATTCTTCTCCGATTAACGGAGATGGAGGGGTAGAGTATTATCACTGGCACATTGAATTAATGCCTAAATTAACGCGCGTCGCCGGTTTTGAGTGGGGTTCGGGTTTTTATGTCGTGCCCACGCCGCCGGAACTGGCAGCGAAATATCTAAAAGAAAAGTAA
- a CDS encoding DUF4931 domain-containing protein, whose translation MPELRKDPIIGRWVIIATERAKRPDQFSGHAEEAYVEQPCPFCEGSESQTPPEIYAVRPNFTPVNKPGWELRVVPSISPFLRIEGDLGRRGKGLYDMMNGVGAHEIVIETNKHIANMADLGEEQVAKVITCYIDRITDLEKDRRFKYVLVFKNYGWIAGGGRLKHSRSQLIATPVNPKRVKEELVGARQYYDYHERCVFCDLIRQELESKDRLILDIDGFIAVTPFAARFPFEVWILPKKHSCDFTNMDMNARLNLGRILKKVLSKLKKGLNDPPYNYILHTAPFRRQKVGYWKSIDQDYHWHIEIMPRLTRVAGFEWGTGFYICPLPPEDAAKFLREVEV comes from the coding sequence ATGCCTGAACTAAGGAAAGATCCGATTATAGGTAGATGGGTTATTATTGCTACTGAGCGCGCAAAGCGGCCCGACCAATTTTCAGGGCATGCTGAGGAGGCTTATGTCGAGCAGCCCTGCCCTTTTTGCGAAGGTAGCGAATCCCAGACTCCGCCGGAAATATATGCCGTAAGGCCTAACTTTACTCCTGTCAATAAGCCGGGATGGGAATTAAGGGTGGTACCGAGTATCTCGCCTTTTTTAAGGATAGAAGGAGACTTGGGCAGAAGGGGCAAGGGCCTTTATGACATGATGAACGGCGTAGGCGCGCATGAAATTGTCATAGAGACGAATAAGCATATCGCTAATATGGCAGATTTAGGCGAAGAGCAGGTGGCAAAGGTGATAACCTGTTATATAGATAGGATTACAGATTTAGAAAAAGATAGGCGTTTTAAATATGTCCTGGTATTTAAAAACTATGGCTGGATAGCCGGGGGCGGCAGGCTCAAGCATTCACGTTCCCAGTTAATCGCTACTCCGGTTAATCCTAAACGCGTCAAGGAAGAGCTGGTAGGCGCGCGGCAATACTACGATTATCATGAGCGCTGCGTATTTTGCGATTTGATCAGGCAGGAACTGGAATCCAAGGATAGGCTCATCCTTGATATAGACGGTTTTATTGCCGTTACGCCCTTTGCGGCAAGGTTTCCTTTTGAAGTCTGGATTCTGCCTAAAAAGCATTCCTGTGATTTTACCAATATGGATATGAATGCGCGTTTGAACCTGGGCAGGATTTTGAAAAAAGTCCTATCAAAACTAAAGAAAGGCCTGAATGATCCGCCTTACAACTATATTTTGCATACCGCCCCTTTTAGGCGGCAAAAGGTAGGTTACTGGAAGAGTATAGACCAGGATTATCACTGGCATATTGAGATTATGCCGCGGCTTACCCGCGTAGCCGGTTTTGAATGGGGCACGGGATTTTACATTTGCCCTTTGCCCCCTGAAGATGCGGCAAAATTTTTAAGAGAGGTTGAAGTTTAA
- a CDS encoding transferase produces the protein MHSIIKNNNSILKPFTKKDMYDFYCGQKLGIFNPIAKNILYFFNRLIGKFSNEDRINIACLCEPPKFFLNNGIMIPHAYGITLSIDEIGCDCLIGQNVTIGTNGKNIRFNGYTTNHKARIGNLVRIYANAVISGEIRIGDCVIVAASSVVTKDVPSKSIVYGNNQIKPLSAHHIEYLKSALYHCYSQYVKIPGLMYKDEKMYINTEYLRKRVLLIKSMETNAFSTLLNELF, from the coding sequence ATGCACAGTATAATAAAAAACAATAACTCCATCTTAAAGCCATTTACTAAAAAAGATATGTATGATTTCTACTGTGGACAAAAATTGGGTATATTTAACCCGATAGCAAAAAATATATTATATTTTTTCAACCGGCTAATCGGAAAATTTTCTAATGAAGACCGGATTAATATAGCATGCCTATGCGAACCGCCGAAGTTTTTTTTAAATAACGGGATAATGATCCCCCATGCATATGGAATCACTTTAAGTATTGACGAAATAGGTTGTGATTGCCTTATTGGGCAAAATGTCACAATAGGAACAAATGGAAAAAATATACGTTTTAATGGATATACTACGAATCATAAAGCAAGAATAGGCAACCTAGTCAGAATATATGCTAATGCGGTAATTTCCGGAGAAATAAGAATAGGTGATTGTGTTATTGTTGCCGCATCTTCTGTTGTCACAAAAGATGTCCCGAGTAAGTCTATAGTTTATGGAAATAACCAAATTAAACCTTTATCCGCGCACCATATCGAATATTTAAAATCAGCCCTATACCACTGCTACAGTCAATATGTAAAAATTCCCGGATTGATGTATAAGGACGAAAAGATGTATATCAATACTGAATATCTGCGCAAGCGGGTTTTATTGATTAAGAGCATGGAAACAAATGCCTTTTCAACTCTCTTAAATGAACTGTTTTGA
- the fmt gene encoding methionyl-tRNA formyltransferase has product MNIIFFGSSHFAVASLKALLSSKHRISCVVTQPDKKKGRGLAMGATQVKAVARESGLDIYQPERINTAQALGLLKGLEPDLFVVIAYGQILSENVLAIPKILAINVHASILPKYRGAAPINWSIINADKTTGITVIKMVREMDAGPVIMQKKIGIAEDDTAVTLENKLSKLAAELLLTCLESVENNNYKLAPQDKDNVTFAPKLKKEDGKIDWGKPAEDIHNLIKGCLPWPGAFTYYKGKLLKIYQADVVKVSKCQSVKVSGEITEVSKEGIAVVTGRDDLIIRELQIEGRKIMETQDFIKGHKISAGEKLL; this is encoded by the coding sequence ATGAATATTATATTTTTTGGAAGTTCTCATTTTGCAGTGGCCTCATTAAAGGCCCTGTTAAGTTCGAAGCACCGGATTAGCTGTGTAGTCACGCAGCCCGACAAAAAGAAGGGCCGGGGGCTGGCTATGGGCGCTACGCAAGTTAAGGCCGTAGCTAGAGAATCCGGCCTGGACATATATCAGCCCGAACGGATTAATACAGCGCAGGCATTAGGTTTGTTAAAAGGCCTAGAACCGGATTTATTTGTGGTCATAGCCTACGGCCAGATATTATCCGAAAATGTCTTAGCTATCCCGAAAATCCTAGCCATAAATGTCCATGCCTCAATTCTACCGAAGTATAGGGGGGCAGCGCCTATTAATTGGTCGATAATCAATGCCGATAAAACCACGGGTATCACCGTTATAAAGATGGTAAGGGAAATGGATGCCGGCCCTGTAATCATGCAGAAAAAGATAGGTATCGCTGAAGATGATACGGCTGTTACCTTAGAAAATAAATTGTCTAAGTTGGCAGCGGAACTGCTCTTAACCTGCCTTGAATCCGTTGAAAATAATAATTATAAATTGGCCCCCCAGGATAAGGATAACGTAACTTTTGCGCCGAAACTCAAAAAAGAAGACGGTAAAATAGACTGGGGTAAGCCCGCTGAGGATATCCATAATCTTATCAAAGGGTGCCTCCCCTGGCCGGGCGCTTTTACATATTATAAAGGTAAATTATTAAAGATTTATCAGGCAGACGTTGTCAAAGTGTCAAAGTGTCAAAGTGTCAAAGTGTCAGGAGAGATAACAGAGGTCTCTAAAGAAGGCATAGCTGTGGTAACGGGAAGAGATGATTTAATAATTAGAGAGTTGCAAATAGAAGGCAGAAAAATAATGGAGACGCAGGATTTTATTAAGGGCCATAAGATTTCCGCCGGAGAGAAGTTATTATAA
- the priA gene encoding primosomal protein N', producing the protein MLYAKVVLGLPIDGPFDYSIPLSLSKKIKPGMRVWVELRNRRMLGYVVKVSPTTSIKNTKPLLDVIDESPLLGENMLLLARKLSDYYGCSWGEAIETALPDGVRKGRKIPEIRVKKNIGKPSGCQDVMLLHDPGGRLRWEVYLNAIKQALTDKESAIVLLPDVESVLEAKEIITTRLLGISAGLSYRKQPKETEEWVKTKNSDSSVILGTRSAVFAPVNNLGLVIIDEEGDSVYKQDQVPHYHARDLAFMRTDIEKAKLILGSASPSLETIFLAREGKIKYTFLTRQDNYPETKIIDMRNLPYKSKHGEIILSRYLQDCIVQALGEKGKILLFLNRRGFATFASCRHCGTALKCPRCNVNLVYYFKDNMLGCRYCNFKMLPQKICPNCNAGYIRYSGIGTEKIESELCRLFPQARIKRIDNLKDIDMQDADIFISTAVILKKKEYNFDLIGVLSIDNSLNRVDFRSTEKTLALLTKILGLAGKRLLIQTRLPKHYCLRALESNNMDIFYEEELGQRKQLGFPPYRHLCLLKLRGKNEERVKEITGDLFNRLSKSGKNNRALNFVSVNPGEPAKLRGNFYWQILAKGSSPVRMVKYLKLHLKNFSHSGIIVTIDMDPF; encoded by the coding sequence ATGCTATATGCCAAGGTAGTCTTAGGCCTGCCAATTGACGGCCCATTCGATTACAGTATCCCCTTAAGCCTTTCTAAGAAAATAAAACCGGGTATGCGGGTATGGGTAGAACTGCGTAACCGCAGGATGCTGGGCTATGTAGTCAAAGTTAGCCCTACGACATCTATCAAAAATACAAAGCCGCTTTTGGATGTAATCGATGAATCGCCATTGTTGGGTGAGAATATGCTTTTATTGGCCCGTAAGTTATCCGATTATTACGGCTGTTCCTGGGGAGAGGCCATTGAAACAGCGCTGCCGGATGGGGTAAGGAAGGGCAGAAAGATACCGGAGATAAGAGTAAAGAAGAATATAGGTAAGCCGTCCGGTTGTCAGGATGTAATGCTGCTTCATGATCCAGGAGGGAGATTAAGGTGGGAGGTTTATCTGAACGCGATAAAGCAGGCTTTAACAGATAAAGAATCGGCAATAGTTTTATTGCCCGATGTTGAATCGGTCCTGGAGGCAAAAGAAATAATTACTACCCGGCTGCTGGGTATTTCTGCGGGGTTATCATACAGGAAGCAGCCTAAGGAGACCGAAGAATGGGTTAAAACAAAGAATAGCGATTCCAGCGTTATCCTCGGCACGCGCTCTGCCGTATTTGCCCCGGTGAATAACCTGGGGTTAGTGATTATAGATGAAGAGGGGGACTCTGTTTATAAGCAGGACCAGGTGCCGCATTATCACGCAAGAGACTTAGCTTTTATGCGTACAGATATCGAAAAGGCAAAGCTTATATTAGGTTCTGCTTCACCGTCCTTAGAAACCATTTTTTTAGCCAGGGAAGGAAAAATAAAATATACCTTTCTCACCCGGCAGGACAATTATCCCGAGACAAAAATTATCGATATGCGTAACCTTCCATATAAATCTAAACACGGAGAAATAATATTATCCAGGTATTTGCAGGATTGCATAGTGCAGGCGCTTGGCGAAAAAGGTAAAATTCTCTTGTTCCTCAACCGACGGGGTTTTGCTACTTTTGCCTCCTGCCGCCATTGCGGCACGGCCTTGAAGTGCCCGCGCTGCAATGTTAACCTGGTATATTATTTTAAAGATAATATGCTGGGCTGCCGTTATTGTAATTTTAAGATGCTCCCTCAAAAGATCTGCCCTAACTGTAACGCCGGATACATACGTTATTCGGGTATAGGCACGGAAAAAATAGAAAGCGAATTATGCCGCCTTTTTCCCCAGGCAAGAATTAAAAGGATAGATAACCTTAAAGACATAGATATGCAGGACGCAGATATTTTTATTTCTACAGCCGTGATACTTAAAAAAAAGGAATATAATTTCGACCTTATTGGCGTGCTTTCCATAGATAATTCCTTAAACCGCGTTGATTTTCGCTCAACCGAAAAAACCCTTGCCTTATTAACAAAGATTTTGGGTTTGGCCGGAAAGAGATTATTGATACAGACAAGGTTGCCTAAACATTATTGCTTGCGGGCGTTAGAAAGCAATAACATGGATATATTTTATGAAGAGGAGTTAGGACAAAGGAAACAGCTGGGTTTTCCGCCCTATCGGCATTTATGTTTGCTAAAGTTAAGAGGCAAAAATGAGGAAAGGGTTAAAGAAATAACCGGCGATTTGTTTAACAGATTGAGTAAATCCGGTAAAAATAACAGGGCTCTAAATTTCGTCTCGGTCAATCCGGGGGAACCCGCAAAATTGCGCGGAAATTTTTATTGGCAGATATTGGCAAAAGGGAGTTCTCCCGTAAGAATGGTTAAATATCTAAAATTACACTTAAAAAATTTTTCACATTCAGGTATAATAGTAACTATAGACATGGACCCGTTTTAA
- a CDS encoding glycosyltransferase, translating into MKIIITYASAGAGHRRAAEAIYNYFKENCPALDLKIIDALEKTNFCFKNAYNYGYPFLVNHALWLWRFSFWLTYIRSLRPFGKTILSVINQLNTRRLSDFLIQEDPDFIISTHFLPSEIAARLKRKHKLASKLITVITDFGVHPFWIAQGTDTYVVACDVSKQKLIREGAKGAEIKILGIPIDTRFIKQYDKYALCRKFGLKPDEFTILIVTGSFGVGRIEEVVDLLYEDAQILAVCANNKKLYTRLKEKDYPRLRVFGFIDNIEELMAISDIMVAKPGGLTVSESLAMELLPVFITSIPGQETENADILSVKSLSINVRKITALRDIVLDFKAHPDKLKSIKENIRREKRPYAVKDLCNAICQGSLRPAN; encoded by the coding sequence ATGAAAATAATTATTACTTATGCCTCTGCGGGCGCAGGGCACCGTCGGGCAGCAGAGGCAATATATAATTATTTTAAGGAAAATTGCCCCGCCCTGGATTTAAAAATAATAGATGCCTTAGAAAAAACCAATTTTTGTTTTAAGAACGCTTACAACTATGGATATCCTTTTTTAGTAAACCATGCCCTCTGGTTGTGGCGCTTTAGTTTCTGGCTTACCTATATCAGATCTTTAAGGCCGTTTGGCAAAACTATCCTTTCCGTTATAAATCAGCTGAATACGCGCAGATTATCCGATTTCCTAATTCAAGAAGACCCTGATTTTATCATTTCTACGCATTTCCTTCCTTCAGAGATTGCCGCCCGGTTGAAGAGAAAACATAAGTTAGCATCTAAATTGATTACCGTAATTACGGATTTCGGCGTTCATCCCTTTTGGATAGCGCAGGGTACCGATACCTATGTAGTGGCTTGCGACGTGAGCAAGCAAAAATTGATTCGTGAGGGCGCGAAGGGAGCGGAGATAAAAATCTTGGGTATACCCATAGATACCAGGTTTATAAAACAATATGATAAATACGCCTTATGCAGGAAATTCGGCCTTAAACCGGATGAATTTACAATATTAATCGTTACCGGTTCATTCGGAGTGGGCAGGATTGAAGAAGTAGTAGACTTGCTATATGAGGACGCACAGATTCTGGCTGTCTGCGCTAATAATAAGAAGCTATACACAAGATTAAAAGAGAAAGATTATCCTCGCTTGAGAGTATTTGGTTTTATCGATAATATAGAGGAGTTAATGGCTATATCGGACATAATGGTAGCTAAACCGGGAGGCCTGACTGTCTCTGAGAGCCTGGCTATGGAGCTTTTGCCGGTTTTTATTACTAGTATTCCCGGCCAGGAAACAGAGAACGCCGATATCCTATCCGTTAAATCGCTATCTATTAATGTCCGGAAAATTACCGCCTTGAGAGATATAGTCCTGGATTTTAAGGCGCATCCGGATAAATTAAAGAGCATAAAAGAAAATATCCGACGGGAAAAAAGGCCTTATGCCGTAAAGGATTTGTGTAATGCTATATGCCAAGGTAGTCTTAGGCCTGCCAATTGA
- a CDS encoding HAD family hydrolase, translating to MKVIFLDRDGVINEYPGDKDYVKSWNEFHFLPKVKSSLKKLCEGGFKIFIISNQAGVSKGIYSQKTLDTITRNMLQELDSDKIKIAGVYYCTHRQEDNCSCRKPKTGLIDLALSGLKGNGLKSKISVGYFIGDTTKDVETGKAAGLKTILVFSGKEKPENKSRWGVLPDYLAQDISEAVDLILK from the coding sequence ATGAAAGTTATTTTTCTGGATAGAGACGGCGTAATCAATGAATATCCCGGCGATAAGGATTATGTAAAATCGTGGAATGAATTCCATTTCTTACCCAAAGTAAAATCCAGCCTGAAAAAGTTATGCGAAGGGGGTTTTAAGATTTTTATTATCTCTAATCAGGCAGGAGTCTCTAAAGGAATATACAGCCAGAAAACCTTAGATACAATCACCCGGAATATGCTTCAGGAACTGGATAGCGATAAGATTAAGATCGCGGGAGTATATTATTGCACCCATCGCCAGGAAGATAATTGTTCCTGCCGTAAGCCCAAGACAGGGCTTATTGACTTGGCACTTTCCGGATTAAAGGGCAATGGCTTAAAATCAAAAATTTCCGTTGGTTATTTTATCGGAGATACCACAAAGGATGTAGAAACCGGCAAGGCAGCGGGCTTAAAGACTATCCTGGTTTTTTCCGGTAAAGAGAAACCGGAGAATAAAAGCAGATGGGGCGTCTTGCCTGATTACCTGGCGCAGGACATATCCGAGGCAGTAGATTTAATCCTTAAATAG
- a CDS encoding GDP-mannose 4,6-dehydratase yields the protein MRILVTGGAGLVGSHSAEIFALSNPKNKVIVLDNLMRSKIFGYDKASVEFNWNYLKQFRNIERIKGDVCNDKDVTRAIGKGVDIVIHTAGQPGVPSSVRMPKEDFSINAFGTLNVLEAVRKKSKDTVIVYCSTNKVYGENVDKISLAEKEKRYAYKDVAGVSEEMSTDLTGHTPYGVSKLVGDLYVQEYSHIYNMKTAVFRMSCTYGTRQFGFEDQGWVAWFIIATLFNKPITIYGNGKQVRDMLYVDDLVDAFNSFINSDLESGLFNIGGGADNTISLLEFLDELEGLSGRRPKVNFADWRPSDQKVYISDTSKLEKTLNWKAKTSVKEGIKKLFEWVKDNESYFSG from the coding sequence ATGAGGATACTAGTTACCGGAGGTGCGGGCTTAGTCGGCAGCCATAGCGCTGAAATTTTTGCCTTAAGTAACCCCAAAAATAAAGTCATTGTTTTGGATAACCTGATGCGTTCTAAGATTTTTGGTTATGACAAGGCATCCGTAGAATTTAACTGGAATTACTTAAAGCAATTCAGGAATATTGAGCGGATAAAAGGGGATGTGTGTAATGATAAAGATGTTACCAGGGCTATCGGTAAGGGGGTGGATATAGTGATTCATACCGCTGGTCAACCCGGAGTCCCTTCAAGCGTAAGGATGCCAAAAGAGGACTTTAGTATTAATGCCTTTGGTACGCTTAACGTTTTAGAGGCAGTACGGAAGAAATCAAAAGATACGGTTATTGTTTATTGTTCGACAAATAAAGTTTACGGGGAGAATGTCGATAAGATATCTTTAGCAGAAAAAGAAAAAAGATATGCCTATAAAGATGTCGCGGGTGTTTCGGAAGAGATGAGTACGGACTTAACCGGCCACACCCCTTACGGCGTCTCTAAGTTAGTGGGCGATTTATACGTTCAGGAGTACAGCCATATTTATAATATGAAGACAGCGGTATTTCGGATGTCCTGCACTTACGGCACGCGCCAGTTTGGATTTGAAGACCAGGGATGGGTAGCCTGGTTTATCATCGCGACGCTTTTTAATAAGCCGATTACTATTTACGGTAACGGTAAACAGGTGCGCGACATGCTTTACGTCGATGACCTGGTAGATGCCTTTAATTCTTTTATCAATAGCGATTTAGAGAGCGGGCTCTTTAATATCGGCGGCGGGGCAGATAATACCATATCGCTCTTAGAATTTTTGGATGAATTAGAGGGATTGTCCGGCAGAAGGCCGAAAGTAAACTTTGCCGATTGGCGGCCATCAGACCAAAAGGTCTATATCTCGGATACCTCAAAGCTGGAAAAAACCCTGAATTGGAAGGCCAAAACTTCGGTCAAAGAAGGCATAAAGAAACTATTTGAATGGGTTAAGGACAATGAAAGTTATTTTTCTGGATAG
- a CDS encoding glycosyltransferase family 2 protein has product MINLSVVILTKNEEANIERCLESVAGWAGEIVVVDDESTDKTVDIASRYTDRIIIKKMDIEGRHRNFAYAQAKNLWVLSLDADEVATEDLKEEIKDTLAHHAQYNGFTIPRRNLIGDYWVKYGGWYPSPQLKLFRKDKFRFEEAEVHSRAFMDEPCGHLKSDIIHYTYRDFEDFLKKLNRQTTLEALKWFNQKKPMRLARFIWRTLDRFVRTYIGRRGYKDGLIGFVIAFYAALYQFIGYLKYQELVLLKKEKESK; this is encoded by the coding sequence ATGATTAACCTATCCGTTGTCATATTGACTAAAAACGAAGAAGCAAATATAGAGAGGTGCCTTGAGTCTGTGGCAGGCTGGGCCGGCGAGATAGTGGTGGTGGATGATGAGAGTACGGATAAGACCGTAGACATTGCCTCCAGGTATACCGATAGAATAATTATCAAAAAGATGGATATTGAAGGCAGGCACAGAAATTTTGCCTATGCCCAGGCTAAGAATTTATGGGTTTTGAGTTTAGACGCCGATGAAGTAGCTACCGAGGATCTCAAGGAAGAGATTAAAGATACGCTAGCCCATCACGCGCAATATAACGGTTTTACTATCCCGCGCAGGAATCTTATCGGTGATTACTGGGTCAAATACGGCGGCTGGTATCCTAGCCCCCAATTAAAGCTTTTTCGTAAGGACAAATTCCGCTTTGAAGAAGCCGAAGTGCATAGCCGCGCCTTTATGGATGAGCCTTGCGGCCATTTAAAATCGGACATCATCCATTATACTTACCGCGATTTTGAGGATTTTTTGAAAAAACTGAATAGACAGACGACACTGGAAGCATTAAAGTGGTTTAATCAGAAAAAGCCGATGCGGTTGGCAAGGTTCATCTGGAGGACGCTGGATAGATTCGTACGCACATACATAGGAAGGAGAGGTTATAAAGACGGCCTTATAGGATTCGTAATCGCTTTTTATGCGGCCTTATACCAATTCATCGGTTATTTAAAATATCAGGAATTAGTTTTATTAAAAAAGGAGAAAGAAAGCAAATGA